A genome region from Manihot esculenta cultivar AM560-2 chromosome 5, M.esculenta_v8, whole genome shotgun sequence includes the following:
- the LOC110615300 gene encoding E3 ubiquitin-protein ligase MARCHF8 isoform X2: MGDVVLFVDDLQSSCAVSHCRICHEAEFESCKSLEAPCACSGTVKFAHRDCIQRWCNEKGNTTCEICLQKYESGYTATSKKCQQMEMDAMTIRESLEIPRRGYEPEIQGMVTVDEAAYSDIEWTSAADRSASYCRSLAIIFTALLLLKHFCATLTGGTQDYPFTLVTILVLRTSGILLPMYIVFRTIAAFQKCIRTRYQGLDENDTSTNIQGDENEEQHLV, encoded by the exons ATGGGAGACGTTGTATTGTTCGTGGATGATTTGCAGTCGAGTTGTGCAGTTTCTCACTGTAGAATATGTCACGAAGCAGAATTTGAAAGTTGCAAGAGCTTAGAAGCTCCTTGTGCTTGTTCAGGAACTGTTAAG TTTGCTCACAGAGACTGCATACAGAGATGGTGTAACGAGAAGGGGAATACAACTTGTGAAATATGTCTACAG AAATATGAATCAGGATACACCGCAACTTCAAAGAAGTGTCAGCAAATGGAAATGGATGCTATGACAATTAG agaaagctTGGAAATACCAAGAAGAGGATATGAGCCTGAAATCCAAGGGATGGTAACAGTTGATGAAGCGGCCTACTCTGACATTGAGTGGACGTCTGCCGCGGATAGAAGCGCCTCTTACTGCCGGTCACTGGCCATAATA TTTACGGCACTGTTGCTTTTAAAGCATTTCTGCGCTACACTCACAGGAGGAACACAAGATTACCCCTTTACGCTTGTAACG ATACTTGTCTTAAGGACTAGCGGAATTCTTCTTCCCATGTACATAGTCTTTCGAACAATTGCCGCCTTTCAGAAATGCATTCGGACACGATATCAG GGATTAGATGAAAATGACACATCAACAAATATCCAAGGAGATGAAAATGAAGAGCAACATCTAGTATAA
- the LOC110615300 gene encoding E3 ubiquitin-protein ligase MARCHF8 isoform X1, with product MGDVVLFVDDLQSSCAVSHCRICHEAEFESCKSLEAPCACSGTVKFSFFSKLGFFIQFAHRDCIQRWCNEKGNTTCEICLQKYESGYTATSKKCQQMEMDAMTIRESLEIPRRGYEPEIQGMVTVDEAAYSDIEWTSAADRSASYCRSLAIIFTALLLLKHFCATLTGGTQDYPFTLVTILVLRTSGILLPMYIVFRTIAAFQKCIRTRYQGLDENDTSTNIQGDENEEQHLV from the exons ATGGGAGACGTTGTATTGTTCGTGGATGATTTGCAGTCGAGTTGTGCAGTTTCTCACTGTAGAATATGTCACGAAGCAGAATTTGAAAGTTGCAAGAGCTTAGAAGCTCCTTGTGCTTGTTCAGGAACTGTTAAG ttttctttcttttccaaaCTGGGTTTCTTCATTCAGTTTGCTCACAGAGACTGCATACAGAGATGGTGTAACGAGAAGGGGAATACAACTTGTGAAATATGTCTACAG AAATATGAATCAGGATACACCGCAACTTCAAAGAAGTGTCAGCAAATGGAAATGGATGCTATGACAATTAG agaaagctTGGAAATACCAAGAAGAGGATATGAGCCTGAAATCCAAGGGATGGTAACAGTTGATGAAGCGGCCTACTCTGACATTGAGTGGACGTCTGCCGCGGATAGAAGCGCCTCTTACTGCCGGTCACTGGCCATAATA TTTACGGCACTGTTGCTTTTAAAGCATTTCTGCGCTACACTCACAGGAGGAACACAAGATTACCCCTTTACGCTTGTAACG ATACTTGTCTTAAGGACTAGCGGAATTCTTCTTCCCATGTACATAGTCTTTCGAACAATTGCCGCCTTTCAGAAATGCATTCGGACACGATATCAG GGATTAGATGAAAATGACACATCAACAAATATCCAAGGAGATGAAAATGAAGAGCAACATCTAGTATAA
- the LOC110615302 gene encoding uncharacterized protein LOC110615302 produces MEAQAHDAITRGPYVKATLKLGSETYTVDASKGSTISEELVSMKEKSMSILKEFITKHNVPNDVPDDLVESSSEDEEEIPEKPHVKSKKTKLT; encoded by the coding sequence ATGGAGGCTCAAGCTCATGATGCAATTACTCGTGGGCCTTATGTTAAAGCCACACTTAAACTTGGGTCGGAAACATACACTGTTGATGCAAGCAAGGGTAGTACCATCTCTGAGGAATTGGTTTCTATGAAAGAAAAAAGCATGAGCATATTGAAGGAATTCATTACCAAACATAATGTTCCTAATGATGTCCCTGATGACCTGGTTGAAAGCTCTtctgaagatgaagaagaaatcCCTGAGAAGCCTCATGTCAAGTCAAAGAAAACAAAACTTACTTGA